The following are encoded in a window of Solibacillus sp. FSL R7-0668 genomic DNA:
- a CDS encoding GntR family transcriptional regulator: protein MKEKERSSDKIASVLIKAILDGIYAVGSTLPPERELAKEFAVGRPTIREALQRLERGGWIEGRTGMPAVVNDYWHDGNITTLVNIIENHQTITDEFILYLLELRSSLTPAYIRDAVTFNQPKVVALLANLEQLEDRAESYAAFDWALQKRCAALAVNPIYLLILNSFDSIYLDMAEIYFSVKDHRELSFNYYHELLKAALKGDAMEVEQLTKTTMEKSLALWKNRKK, encoded by the coding sequence TTGAAAGAAAAAGAACGGTCTTCAGATAAAATTGCGAGCGTATTAATTAAAGCCATATTGGATGGTATTTACGCTGTAGGAAGTACGTTGCCGCCGGAAAGGGAGCTTGCAAAGGAATTTGCTGTTGGCCGTCCAACGATTCGGGAGGCACTTCAACGTTTAGAAAGGGGAGGATGGATAGAGGGGAGAACAGGAATGCCCGCGGTTGTAAATGATTACTGGCACGATGGCAATATTACGACTCTTGTGAATATTATTGAGAATCACCAAACGATAACAGATGAATTTATCTTGTATTTATTAGAATTACGAAGTTCTTTGACGCCCGCTTATATTCGGGATGCGGTTACGTTTAATCAGCCTAAGGTCGTTGCGCTTTTGGCCAATCTAGAGCAGCTTGAGGATCGGGCAGAAAGCTATGCAGCATTTGATTGGGCGTTGCAAAAAAGATGTGCTGCCCTTGCCGTCAATCCAATCTATCTACTCATCTTAAATAGCTTCGATTCCATTTATCTAGATATGGCGGAAATCTATTTTTCTGTAAAGGATCATCGAGAGCTGTCCTTCAATTATTATCATGAATTATTAAAAGCTGCGTTAAAGGGAGATGCGATGGAGGTGGAGCAGTTAACGAAGACAACAATGGAAAAAAGCTTGGCTCTCTGGAAAAATCGAAAAAAATAA
- a CDS encoding sterol desaturase family protein yields MKLKYMKEYFSYPDILIMSCLFLISFGYMLLNFTSIIILGTFILGMIMYSLAEYLIHRFVFHLKPPKNAFLLKILKRLHYDHHANPNELHLLFLPLWYSVPNIAVAAAIFYVISSSVVMTNAFTAGIMFFLLYYEWKHYIAHRPLQPISPWGRWMKKVHLLHHFKNENYWYGVTNPAYDYLMGTFKNQKDVAQSKTAKNLEKRGE; encoded by the coding sequence ATGAAATTGAAATATATGAAAGAATATTTTTCTTATCCTGATATATTAATCATGAGCTGTCTGTTCCTCATTAGCTTTGGCTATATGCTGTTAAATTTCACCTCAATTATTATTTTGGGTACCTTTATTCTTGGCATGATTATGTATTCCTTAGCGGAGTATTTGATACACAGATTTGTTTTTCATCTAAAGCCACCAAAAAATGCATTTCTGTTAAAAATCCTAAAACGTTTACATTATGACCACCATGCCAATCCAAATGAATTGCATTTATTATTTTTACCTTTATGGTATAGTGTGCCGAACATTGCAGTGGCAGCGGCCATTTTTTATGTGATTTCCTCTAGCGTTGTCATGACGAATGCATTTACTGCAGGGATTATGTTCTTTTTATTATATTATGAGTGGAAGCATTACATCGCGCATCGCCCCCTACAGCCAATCTCACCATGGGGGCGTTGGATGAAAAAAGTTCATTTATTGCATCATTTCAAAAATGAGAATTACTGGTATGGTGTTACGAACCCAGCCTATGATTATCTCATGGGGACCTTTAAAAACCAAAAGGATGTTGCGCAAAGTAAAACGGCTAAAAACTTAGAGAAACGTGGGGAATAG
- a CDS encoding Fic family protein produces the protein MFKQMDLKKQQLDVKRPLPKYTVQSLREKLFLEWTYNSNAIEGNTLTINETKVVLEGITVGGKTMREHLEVINHRDAISYVEDVVHKEEPFSEWQVKNLHRLVLKGIDDSYAGVYRDQQVFISGAAHTPPPPFKIQEQMDALMTWYDGEAQNLHPIVRGAMLHAIFVGIHPFIDGNGRMSRLLLNLGLMKSGYPPIVIRVENRLAYYNALDKAHTTENYEEFVELVAKEVEASLNLYLSAV, from the coding sequence TTGTTCAAACAAATGGATTTAAAGAAACAGCAGTTGGATGTAAAAAGGCCACTACCGAAATATACCGTACAAAGCCTACGTGAAAAGTTATTTTTAGAATGGACGTATAACTCAAATGCGATCGAGGGCAATACCTTAACTATTAATGAAACAAAGGTCGTACTTGAAGGCATTACGGTTGGTGGTAAGACGATGAGAGAACATTTAGAAGTCATCAATCACCGAGATGCGATTTCTTATGTTGAAGATGTCGTGCATAAAGAAGAGCCTTTTTCAGAATGGCAAGTTAAAAACTTACATCGACTTGTTTTAAAAGGGATTGATGATAGCTATGCGGGTGTTTACCGAGATCAGCAAGTCTTTATTTCAGGGGCTGCTCATACACCGCCACCACCCTTTAAAATTCAAGAGCAAATGGATGCTTTAATGACTTGGTATGACGGAGAAGCGCAAAATTTACATCCCATTGTACGAGGTGCTATGCTACATGCAATTTTTGTTGGGATCCATCCATTTATTGATGGCAATGGGCGTATGTCTCGCCTTTTATTAAACTTAGGATTAATGAAATCAGGTTATCCCCCAATTGTTATTCGTGTCGAAAATCGTTTAGCGTACTACAATGCTTTAGATAAGGCACATACAACCGAGAATTACGAGGAATTTGTTGAACTTGTCGCAAAGGAAGTTGAAGCTTCGTTAAATTTATATTTGAGTGCGGTTTGA
- a CDS encoding Abi family protein, whose protein sequence is MDTPIYRFQDMIDYFDRKGITYTSGTEDIVSFLSKNNYFFKLISYRKNFTKNNKDQYTNVSFELLSDLASLDMQLRYLLMKMALDLEHRIKTIILAEITNNLTEDGYSIIDTFIATSKDPTKRKKDILGYSKYSKYSSTLYEKYKAHTPIWVAFETMSFGTLIDFVEFYLKRNAESEYHYLSKNLYSIKNIRNTAAHSSSLLNEIVEDIEQFDSSELVTTYVYKRIRNKTSAKKKLNNFRIYDMTVLYIIYDQLMPKGRTKSERKKEIYKFLLRARRNNDLYLKHNQLHSIYTFFCKIILPK, encoded by the coding sequence ATGGATACTCCTATTTATAGATTTCAAGATATGATAGATTATTTTGATCGTAAAGGTATTACATATACATCAGGTACAGAAGATATTGTATCTTTTCTGTCTAAAAATAATTATTTTTTTAAGCTTATCTCTTATAGAAAAAACTTCACTAAAAACAATAAAGACCAATATACTAATGTTTCTTTCGAATTATTAAGCGATTTAGCATCTTTAGATATGCAATTACGCTACCTCTTAATGAAAATGGCTTTAGATTTAGAACATAGAATTAAAACTATAATACTTGCTGAAATCACCAATAATCTTACAGAAGATGGGTATTCTATTATTGATACATTTATAGCAACATCTAAAGACCCAACTAAAAGAAAAAAAGACATACTCGGCTATTCAAAATACTCCAAGTACAGTTCCACGCTTTACGAAAAATATAAAGCACATACACCTATCTGGGTTGCTTTTGAAACAATGTCTTTTGGGACTCTTATTGATTTTGTTGAGTTTTATTTAAAGCGTAATGCCGAATCCGAATATCATTATTTAAGTAAGAATCTATATTCAATTAAAAATATAAGAAACACAGCTGCTCATAGTTCTTCTCTTTTAAATGAAATTGTTGAAGATATTGAGCAATTTGATAGTAGTGAACTCGTTACTACATATGTATACAAAAGAATCCGTAATAAAACTTCCGCTAAAAAGAAACTAAACAATTTCAGAATTTATGATATGACAGTTCTCTATATTATCTATGATCAGTTAATGCCTAAAGGTAGAACAAAATCAGAAAGAAAAAAAGAAATCTATAAATTTTTACTTCGAGCAAGAAGAAATAATGATTTATATTTAAAACATAATCAACTTCATTCTATCTATACATTTTTCTGCAAAATTATCTTGCCTAAATAA